A single region of the Salipaludibacillus sp. LMS25 genome encodes:
- a CDS encoding ABC transporter substrate-binding protein, which produces MTSRLILPLLTIVALLTACNGQADNNQTIDASEALYAIDDFAEQTITFQEVPERIAALSSGDMDIIYALGGSLVGRPTTSLDLVSEEAEDVEQIGSTHEIDLEKLTYVQPDVVLGHTQMNAKDVPTIQGLGAQMILTDAQSVEDIKAQVLLFGEMLQKEDEAAEIVETITNKVSEIQSAARDERVSVLLVYGAPGTYMAALPNSLSGDLLDIAGADNIASDFDRLEAYPQYAQINTERVVEANPDYIFIMSHGNSTEVKDGFLKEMEQNAAWNEINAVKNNHIELLPSDLFGTNPGTRVTEALDFLVSLFESAPEDS; this is translated from the coding sequence ATGACATCGCGTTTAATCTTACCACTCCTCACAATCGTGGCTCTGTTAACAGCCTGTAATGGGCAGGCTGATAATAATCAAACAATAGATGCCTCTGAAGCCTTATATGCCATTGATGATTTTGCGGAGCAAACAATTACGTTTCAAGAAGTGCCTGAACGTATTGCCGCCTTGAGTAGTGGTGATATGGATATTATTTATGCCCTTGGTGGGAGTTTAGTAGGCCGACCAACTACTTCCCTCGACTTAGTGAGTGAAGAAGCAGAAGACGTTGAACAAATTGGGTCTACCCATGAAATTGACTTAGAAAAATTGACGTATGTGCAACCCGATGTTGTTCTTGGACATACGCAAATGAACGCCAAAGACGTCCCAACTATACAAGGATTAGGTGCTCAAATGATTTTAACTGATGCTCAATCAGTAGAAGATATTAAAGCACAAGTACTTCTATTTGGAGAAATGCTTCAAAAGGAAGATGAAGCGGCAGAAATAGTAGAAACTATTACCAATAAAGTTTCTGAGATTCAAAGTGCCGCTCGCGATGAAAGAGTTAGTGTTTTACTTGTTTACGGTGCTCCAGGTACATACATGGCTGCTTTACCGAATTCACTGAGTGGCGATCTCCTTGACATTGCGGGAGCTGATAATATTGCCAGTGATTTTGACCGTTTAGAAGCATATCCTCAATATGCACAAATCAATACGGAACGTGTCGTAGAAGCGAATCCTGATTACATCTTCATCATGAGTCACGGTAATTCTACTGAAGTGAAAGATGGCTTTTTAAAAGAAATGGAACAAAATGCTGCTTGGAACGAGATCAATGCTGTAAAAAACAACCATATAGAACTTTTGCCATCTGATCTTTTCGGTACTAACCCAGGTACCCGTGTTACGGAAGCGCTTGATTTTCTCGTCTCACTATTTGAATCAGCGCCTGAGGACTCATGA
- the srtB gene encoding class B sortase, with protein sequence MKEKKEIKRGRRYVQRLMTFVCVTVLGVSAFQLGSILLDYRENGQVMTDIQLIYEDQQTSMTESNDNREVFDSLLAINDDIVGWITMDGTKIDYPILQAEDNDYYLDRNYLHDKTRAGSIFMDYRNDITGADKHTILYGHRMRDGSMFGQLDEFLDQDFVSKHNRFYYDTLYDSYEVEIFSVYVTTTDFYYIETEFSHQDEFDQFINELKAKSDIHTDVEVGKHDHILTLSTCDYRLNRETGRLVVHGKIANF encoded by the coding sequence ATGAAAGAGAAAAAAGAGATAAAACGAGGAAGACGGTATGTGCAGCGGCTTATGACGTTCGTATGTGTCACTGTGTTAGGTGTGTCGGCTTTTCAATTAGGATCGATTCTGTTAGATTATCGAGAAAATGGTCAAGTCATGACCGATATCCAATTAATTTATGAGGATCAACAGACATCGATGACAGAAAGTAATGATAATCGTGAGGTGTTTGATTCGTTACTAGCTATTAATGATGATATTGTAGGTTGGATAACGATGGACGGTACGAAAATAGACTATCCCATTTTACAAGCAGAGGACAATGATTATTATCTTGACCGTAATTATCTTCATGATAAAACGAGAGCTGGAAGTATCTTTATGGACTATCGAAATGACATAACCGGAGCTGATAAACATACGATTCTATATGGACATCGTATGAGGGATGGCTCCATGTTCGGACAGTTAGACGAATTTCTTGACCAGGATTTTGTTAGTAAGCATAATCGCTTCTATTATGATACGTTATACGATAGCTATGAAGTAGAGATATTCTCGGTATATGTAACGACTACGGATTTTTACTATATTGAAACAGAATTTAGTCACCAAGATGAATTTGATCAATTTATTAATGAATTAAAAGCTAAATCAGACATCCACACAGATGTTGAGGTGGGTAAACATGATCATATTCTGACACTTTCCACGTGTGATTATCGACTAAATCGGGAAACAGGTCGTTTAGTTGTCCACGGGAAAATCGCGAATTTTTAA
- a CDS encoding HAD family hydrolase, with protein MIEKRVYIFDLDGTLYEGADHFDFYADRLLEDVPNECKKAFLQDYRDMKNGRHVVMIGKVYDVMRDVIITVDPMTLQAIEVKTWEGKTRPDILPHYEDLPLTFDFEKMVAIGDGWWLPFACAKHYGVKDCYSRYLETKAYMVSDDFNLQKIVGLKSCLKDLKKIHPLVLMTNSDKEDVLRLLNELDLNDIFHHIISSAKKPAQTVQLFKELQKHYELPFQHLVSIGDNFINDIAPALMLGMKAVYISSHPHQTTHANLFQVEQISEWISTGWEIYVAHK; from the coding sequence GTGATAGAAAAGAGAGTGTACATATTTGACCTTGATGGTACGTTGTACGAAGGGGCTGATCATTTTGATTTCTATGCAGATAGACTGTTAGAAGATGTCCCTAACGAATGTAAGAAAGCTTTTCTACAAGACTATCGTGATATGAAAAATGGCCGACATGTTGTGATGATTGGTAAAGTATATGATGTGATGCGCGATGTGATCATAACTGTTGACCCCATGACGCTCCAAGCAATTGAAGTAAAAACGTGGGAAGGTAAAACGAGACCAGATATTTTACCTCATTATGAGGACTTACCTCTCACGTTTGACTTTGAAAAAATGGTTGCTATAGGTGATGGATGGTGGTTACCATTCGCTTGTGCGAAACATTACGGTGTAAAAGATTGCTACTCTCGTTATTTGGAAACGAAGGCGTATATGGTGAGCGATGATTTTAACCTGCAAAAAATCGTGGGGTTGAAATCATGTTTAAAAGATTTGAAAAAAATACACCCCCTCGTTCTTATGACGAACAGTGACAAAGAGGATGTGCTTAGACTACTAAATGAATTAGATTTAAACGACATATTTCATCACATTATTTCATCGGCTAAAAAACCGGCACAAACGGTTCAATTATTTAAAGAGTTGCAAAAGCATTATGAGCTTCCTTTTCAACACCTAGTCTCTATAGGGGATAATTTTATAAATGACATTGCTCCAGCATTAATGCTTGGTATGAAAGCAGTTTATATTTCCAGTCATCCACATCAGACAACCCATGCTAATTTATTTCAGGTAGAACAAATAAGTGAATGGATAAGTACAGGTTGGGAAATATATGTAGCACATAAGTAA
- the ald gene encoding alanine dehydrogenase encodes MKIGVPKEIKNNENRVALTPAGVLTLKQAGHDIIIETSAGLESGFTDDDYLAAGAKIYDTPSLLWAHSDMIMKVKEPLASEYPYFREGLILFTYLHLAAVPPLAKALTEKKVTAVAYETVEVNRTLPLLTPMSEVAGRMASQIGAQFLEKPKGGSGVLLSGIPGVKRGKVTVIGGGVVGTNAAKIAMGLGADVTIMDLSPERLRQLDDIFGTEVNTLISNPLTIAEAVKESDLVIGAVLIPGAKAPKLVTEDMVKEMKPGSVIVDVAIDQGGIVETVDNITTHDDPTYTKHDVVHYAVANMPGAVPRTSTIGLTNVTVPYALQIANDGIGHALRNNPALLKGVNTANGFVTYEAVAQDLNYPYTPVKEALNL; translated from the coding sequence ATGAAAATTGGGGTACCTAAAGAAATTAAAAATAACGAAAATCGTGTGGCTCTCACGCCAGCAGGGGTTTTAACTCTTAAACAAGCTGGGCATGACATCATAATTGAAACATCAGCAGGTTTAGAAAGCGGATTTACGGACGATGATTACCTTGCTGCTGGAGCAAAGATATACGATACCCCTTCACTTTTATGGGCTCACTCAGATATGATAATGAAAGTAAAGGAACCGTTGGCATCTGAATACCCTTATTTTAGAGAAGGACTCATCCTTTTTACATATTTACATTTAGCTGCTGTACCTCCTTTAGCCAAAGCTCTTACAGAAAAAAAAGTGACAGCTGTTGCCTATGAAACAGTGGAAGTCAACAGAACCCTACCGCTACTTACACCGATGAGTGAGGTTGCTGGGCGAATGGCCTCCCAGATTGGAGCCCAATTTCTCGAAAAGCCAAAAGGGGGAAGCGGTGTTTTATTATCAGGTATACCGGGGGTTAAACGGGGTAAAGTCACTGTCATTGGCGGAGGGGTAGTTGGCACAAATGCAGCTAAAATAGCAATGGGACTTGGTGCTGATGTGACCATTATGGATTTAAGTCCTGAACGACTCCGACAGTTAGACGATATCTTTGGAACTGAGGTTAATACACTCATAAGTAACCCTTTAACGATTGCAGAAGCAGTAAAGGAATCAGATCTCGTCATTGGTGCTGTACTAATTCCAGGTGCTAAAGCGCCAAAGTTAGTGACTGAGGACATGGTAAAAGAAATGAAGCCTGGCTCAGTAATAGTGGATGTGGCCATTGACCAAGGGGGTATCGTTGAAACGGTCGATAACATTACCACCCACGACGATCCTACTTATACAAAGCATGATGTCGTTCATTATGCTGTTGCGAATATGCCTGGTGCTGTTCCGCGTACATCCACCATTGGACTGACTAATGTGACCGTTCCTTACGCCTTGCAAATTGCTAATGATGGCATAGGGCACGCTCTTAGGAATAACCCTGCTCTACTAAAAGGCGTCAATACCGCAAATGGCTTTGTCACTTACGAAGCTGTTGCTCAAGATCTTAATTATCCCTATACACCGGTTAAAGAAGCCCTTAATCTTTAG
- the isdG gene encoding heme oxygenase yields MDNAIETENLTLSIGSFQLNKLHTSIPSGKMTGIVGPNGSGKSTLLNIIAKLLKQDQGHVIIASQSSTNLNTKEFARLLAMMPQTKQSVPNLTVQELIAFGRSPYQTWFQTTLTEEDKNVIDWAMSVTRTHPYAKRLFHTLSGGEQQKVRIALALAQKTDILLLDEPTTYLDIAHQIDVMDMLEEINRTYHITVVMVLHELQQAAAYCDHLIAMKNGTISDEGTPKTLLTSPFLKKVYNIDARVSFEEDFPIIIPIKRRAIKKSNTEECKMIIVTNTSKIKKGNGHKLIERFNKVGKVEFMDGFLGLDVLLTENTQDYEEVAIMTRWESKNHFINWTTSDAFKKSHSKREVPDYILDNHISYHDVKVTRKPLTAVDSTGEQAN; encoded by the coding sequence ATGGACAATGCCATTGAAACAGAAAACCTTACGCTCTCCATCGGCAGCTTTCAGCTTAATAAGTTACACACTTCCATTCCAAGTGGTAAGATGACCGGCATAGTAGGACCTAACGGCTCGGGAAAATCAACGTTACTTAACATTATTGCCAAGCTGCTAAAACAGGACCAAGGCCACGTGATCATTGCTTCACAGTCTTCAACAAACTTAAATACAAAAGAATTTGCACGCCTTTTAGCGATGATGCCTCAAACAAAGCAATCTGTTCCAAACCTTACAGTGCAAGAATTAATCGCTTTTGGCCGTTCACCTTATCAAACGTGGTTCCAAACAACACTTACTGAAGAAGACAAAAACGTCATCGATTGGGCGATGTCTGTCACTAGGACACACCCTTATGCTAAGCGACTATTCCATACTTTATCAGGAGGTGAACAACAAAAAGTCCGTATTGCGTTAGCATTAGCTCAAAAAACAGATATCTTATTATTAGATGAACCGACAACCTATTTAGATATTGCTCACCAAATAGACGTCATGGATATGTTGGAAGAGATTAATCGTACTTATCATATCACCGTCGTCATGGTCCTCCATGAGCTACAACAGGCCGCGGCTTATTGTGATCACTTAATCGCAATGAAAAACGGTACGATTAGTGATGAAGGGACCCCTAAAACACTACTCACTTCACCTTTTTTAAAAAAGGTCTATAACATTGATGCAAGAGTTAGTTTTGAAGAAGATTTTCCAATTATTATCCCTATCAAACGTAGGGCGATAAAAAAATCTAACACGGAGGAATGTAAAATGATTATTGTGACAAACACATCAAAAATTAAAAAAGGCAATGGACATAAACTTATTGAGCGCTTTAATAAAGTAGGTAAAGTCGAATTTATGGACGGCTTTCTCGGCTTAGATGTCTTACTCACAGAAAACACGCAAGATTATGAAGAAGTAGCCATTATGACACGTTGGGAATCTAAAAATCATTTTATAAACTGGACGACTAGCGATGCTTTTAAAAAATCTCACTCAAAACGAGAAGTCCCTGACTATATCCTTGATAATCACATTTCATATCATGACGTTAAAGTGACTCGAAAACCACTGACAGCAGTAGACAGCACGGGTGAACAAGCTAACTAA
- a CDS encoding disulfide oxidoreductase, translating to MVKKESKWTTSKKVEYLLLGAWVMALIATLGSLYFSEIQRYVPCELCWIQRIFMYPLVITLGIATVKKDAKQAYYTLPLTVIGMGVALYHYAVQKLPFLAEAGESCGYIPCHYEYINLLGFITLPFLSLTAFVIISILMMLTIKTTRSDK from the coding sequence ATGGTAAAAAAAGAATCTAAGTGGACCACCTCAAAAAAGGTTGAGTATCTACTTTTAGGAGCTTGGGTAATGGCTTTAATTGCGACACTAGGCTCTTTATATTTTTCAGAAATTCAACGATACGTACCATGTGAATTATGTTGGATACAACGCATATTTATGTATCCTTTAGTTATTACGCTCGGTATAGCAACTGTCAAAAAAGATGCAAAGCAAGCTTATTATACGTTGCCGTTGACAGTAATTGGAATGGGGGTCGCTTTATATCATTATGCTGTACAAAAACTCCCCTTTTTAGCTGAAGCAGGGGAATCATGTGGATATATTCCATGTCATTACGAATACATTAATTTGCTTGGCTTTATAACATTACCATTTCTTTCTTTAACCGCTTTTGTTATTATCTCTATCCTCATGATGTTGACGATTAAAACGACAAGGAGTGACAAATAA
- a CDS encoding YrzI family small protein, producing the protein MLFHILNFTITIKRRRYTNEETEREQRINECIERKRQFEDNYYEFFRNM; encoded by the coding sequence ATGCTATTTCATATTTTAAATTTTACAATTACGATTAAGCGAAGACGCTACACAAATGAAGAAACAGAACGAGAACAGAGAATAAACGAGTGTATCGAAAGAAAACGACAGTTCGAAGATAACTATTATGAATTTTTTAGAAATATGTAA
- a CDS encoding thioredoxin family protein, with protein sequence MKKLILFGSIIVVLFGAIGFLTHYQNTQTTQGNPFGKETLHNETVEQLDDPHYQNIILPDELEEKLANGEDATIYFYSGRCEYCNLATPKLVPKAEEMDVDLELYNILEFNEGFSDYNIQATPVVIHYKNGEEVARVEGRRDADDYEDFFKENVLTD encoded by the coding sequence ATGAAAAAACTTATTCTTTTTGGCAGTATAATTGTGGTGTTATTTGGTGCTATTGGCTTTTTAACGCATTATCAAAACACTCAGACAACTCAGGGAAACCCGTTTGGAAAAGAAACGCTTCATAATGAAACGGTTGAACAATTAGATGATCCCCATTATCAAAATATTATTCTCCCAGATGAATTAGAGGAAAAGCTTGCTAATGGCGAAGATGCTACCATTTATTTTTATAGTGGAAGATGTGAATACTGTAATTTAGCTACCCCAAAACTCGTACCGAAAGCAGAGGAAATGGATGTAGATTTGGAATTATATAATATTCTAGAATTTAACGAAGGTTTTAGTGATTACAATATTCAAGCAACACCAGTGGTTATTCATTATAAAAACGGAGAAGAAGTAGCTCGAGTAGAAGGTAGACGTGATGCAGATGACTATGAAGATTTTTTTAAAGAAAATGTGTTAACAGATTAA
- a CDS encoding GGDEF domain-containing phosphodiesterase — protein MSKQLNKKQVPSISQKWKALFNKEEEKRWMEKDEDILPFCLKQAIEEVALIVLIDSSGRIIYISDELLTRLDYLWKDISGSHYINLIDTSLMKKSYTKNLDDVFHAGKKSTIETVHRKKDGTSVIFETTFFPLPQSKSYHDQLFLILHQDMTLLNKAEEMINELVTLDLATGLRNRKQFDQDLAKYVRKTESSTQKIAILFLDLDRFKFYNDTLGHVTGDKLIEAISKELKLFENSDVSVYRYDGDEFTILINESGADNVSVELAKTILNRFLKPFIVRENELFITASIGIARCPETGTTASQLVQQAEAAMHYAKERGKGDYQLYFPSLKTHHTEKLIIETRLREALGGASFTLSYQPQIDLKSKQVVGVEALIRWEDNVLGNVSPVEFIPVAEETGLIVQIGDWVLQEACQQAKVWYDQGCRLRIGVNISPIQFQRPDFVEKVKAILQQTGLPPKFLDLEITENDLLYNRDECYKTLKCLKESGIKISIDDFGTGYSSLSYLRRFPIDTLKIDKSFIKDVIQNINDQAIVTSIIQLAHNMNMRVIAEGVETSDMMVFLNDRECDEMQGFLYSMPLKKGDVVPFITDNRP, from the coding sequence TTGAGTAAACAGCTGAATAAAAAGCAAGTGCCTTCTATCAGTCAAAAATGGAAAGCATTATTTAATAAAGAAGAGGAAAAGCGATGGATGGAGAAAGATGAGGATATTTTACCTTTTTGTTTAAAGCAAGCAATTGAAGAAGTCGCTTTAATTGTTCTTATAGATTCCAGTGGGCGAATTATATATATTAGTGACGAGTTATTGACAAGACTCGACTATCTTTGGAAGGACATTAGTGGTAGCCACTATATCAATCTTATTGATACGTCCCTAATGAAAAAAAGTTACACAAAAAATCTCGACGACGTGTTTCATGCGGGGAAAAAAAGTACTATTGAGACGGTTCATCGAAAGAAAGATGGGACATCAGTTATCTTTGAAACGACATTCTTCCCCCTTCCGCAGAGTAAATCCTATCATGACCAGCTCTTTTTAATATTACATCAAGACATGACGTTGTTGAATAAAGCGGAAGAAATGATAAATGAATTAGTTACGTTAGACTTGGCCACAGGGTTGAGAAATCGTAAGCAATTTGACCAAGACTTAGCTAAGTATGTGAGAAAGACTGAAAGTTCGACGCAAAAAATAGCAATCCTTTTCTTGGATCTGGATCGTTTTAAATTTTATAATGATACGCTTGGGCATGTCACAGGAGATAAACTTATTGAAGCTATTTCCAAAGAGTTAAAACTTTTTGAAAATAGTGATGTATCCGTTTACCGGTATGACGGGGATGAATTCACGATTCTAATTAATGAATCTGGTGCAGACAATGTGAGTGTGGAGCTTGCTAAAACCATATTAAATAGGTTTTTAAAACCATTTATAGTTAGAGAAAATGAATTATTTATCACCGCTTCAATTGGGATAGCGCGGTGTCCAGAGACAGGGACAACCGCAAGTCAATTAGTGCAGCAAGCAGAGGCTGCCATGCATTATGCAAAGGAGCGGGGGAAAGGGGACTACCAACTTTACTTTCCGTCTCTAAAGACACATCATACTGAGAAGCTAATCATTGAAACACGGTTGCGAGAAGCATTAGGAGGCGCCTCATTTACTCTTTCTTACCAACCGCAGATTGATCTTAAAAGTAAACAAGTAGTGGGGGTAGAAGCGCTCATACGTTGGGAAGATAACGTATTAGGTAATGTCTCCCCAGTAGAGTTTATACCAGTTGCTGAAGAAACAGGTCTTATTGTGCAAATAGGAGATTGGGTCTTGCAAGAGGCGTGTCAACAGGCTAAGGTTTGGTATGATCAAGGGTGTCGTTTGCGAATAGGGGTCAATATTTCTCCTATTCAATTTCAAAGGCCTGATTTCGTAGAAAAGGTTAAAGCCATATTGCAACAAACAGGTTTACCTCCCAAATTCTTAGACTTAGAGATAACGGAAAATGACCTTTTATATAACCGTGATGAATGTTACAAAACACTGAAGTGTTTAAAAGAATCAGGTATAAAAATTTCTATCGATGATTTCGGAACTGGCTATAGCTCTTTAAGCTATTTAAGACGTTTCCCTATCGACACATTAAAGATCGATAAATCATTTATTAAAGACGTGATTCAAAATATAAATGACCAGGCTATTGTCACGTCCATTATCCAATTGGCACATAACATGAATATGCGTGTCATAGCTGAAGGCGTGGAAACGTCCGATATGATGGTATTTTTGAATGATAGAGAGTGTGATGAAATGCAAGGTTTTTTATACAGTATGCCTCTTAAGAAAGGGGATGTTGTCCCGTTTATCACAGATAACCGTCCGTAA
- a CDS encoding ABC transporter ATP-binding protein produces the protein MEVCNINFSYGENIQHLNHVTASIPLGKITTIIGPNGSGKSTLLQTMSRNLVPDSGDVIVDGKKVMDYSPKAFAKRLAVVHQQNSAPVDITVEKLVSFGRIPYRQLFKNTLKEDREAIDWALSCTHLSEKRQAKVHHLSGGERQRVWIAMSLAQKTPVLFLDEPTTYLDMYHQFEILDLIEQLNVTYKTTIVMVLHDLNQAIRYSSHLLIMKQGELLQEGAPEDIISEKMIKDIYGVDVLVKKNNESGLYMVPIGIKNRDN, from the coding sequence ATGGAAGTATGTAATATTAATTTCTCCTATGGAGAAAACATTCAGCATTTAAATCATGTAACTGCTTCTATCCCTTTAGGAAAGATCACGACGATTATAGGGCCGAATGGCTCTGGTAAATCTACGTTATTGCAGACGATGTCGCGAAATTTAGTACCGGATAGTGGGGATGTCATTGTTGATGGAAAAAAAGTTATGGACTATTCACCGAAAGCTTTTGCGAAACGTTTAGCTGTCGTTCATCAGCAAAACAGTGCTCCAGTGGATATCACAGTTGAAAAACTAGTCAGCTTCGGCCGTATTCCATATAGGCAATTATTTAAAAATACACTAAAAGAAGACCGTGAAGCGATTGATTGGGCGCTATCCTGCACGCATTTGTCTGAGAAACGCCAAGCTAAGGTACATCATTTATCGGGTGGAGAACGGCAAAGAGTTTGGATTGCCATGTCGCTTGCACAAAAAACGCCCGTTCTTTTTTTAGATGAACCTACAACGTATTTGGATATGTATCATCAATTTGAAATACTTGATCTTATCGAACAGTTGAATGTAACCTATAAAACGACGATCGTCATGGTCTTGCACGATTTAAATCAAGCTATTCGCTATAGTAGTCATTTGCTTATTATGAAACAGGGGGAACTCTTACAAGAGGGAGCACCAGAAGATATCATAAGTGAGAAAATGATTAAAGATATATATGGCGTAGACGTTCTAGTTAAAAAAAATAATGAGAGTGGCTTATATATGGTGCCTATCGGAATAAAAAATAGAGACAACTAG
- a CDS encoding iron ABC transporter permease, which translates to MTIEQRTKRRVIAFVAILPLFLVVSLFALVSGGVSIAINDIWHAINGAGDPINQTIIMDIRLPRILIGYLVGACLAVAGALLQGVMRNPLADPGIIGVTAGGGFVATITMLALPQFSYLLPLTAFIGAFITSMLIYFLAWDKGASPLKIILAGVAINALIGAGQNGLMVIYSDRVQSVIPWLSGGLNGRSWYHLEFMAPYAVGGLALALFAIKPANILQLGDDSAKLLGQKVELQRFLLISLAAFLAGAAVSVAGLIGFVGLVVPHAIRLLMGEDYRYLLPLSACGGAILVVFADTIARSWFDPIELPVGILLAALGAPFFLYLLKKRRLI; encoded by the coding sequence ATGACTATTGAACAGCGAACTAAGCGACGTGTGATAGCCTTTGTTGCCATCTTGCCCCTTTTTCTAGTAGTCTCACTATTTGCTCTCGTCTCCGGCGGGGTGTCAATTGCCATAAATGACATTTGGCATGCTATAAATGGTGCTGGTGATCCTATTAATCAAACGATTATTATGGATATCAGACTTCCAAGAATACTTATCGGTTATTTAGTTGGGGCGTGTTTAGCTGTAGCAGGCGCTTTACTGCAAGGCGTTATGCGCAATCCCTTAGCTGATCCTGGCATTATTGGCGTAACAGCGGGCGGAGGATTCGTTGCCACTATCACGATGCTCGCGCTCCCTCAATTTAGTTATTTATTACCGCTTACTGCATTTATCGGTGCGTTTATCACATCAATGCTTATCTATTTCCTTGCTTGGGACAAAGGGGCTTCTCCACTAAAGATCATCTTAGCCGGAGTCGCTATTAACGCGCTCATAGGAGCTGGGCAAAACGGCCTCATGGTCATTTACAGCGACCGCGTCCAATCAGTCATTCCGTGGCTATCCGGAGGCTTAAACGGACGCAGCTGGTATCACTTAGAATTTATGGCACCTTATGCTGTTGGAGGATTAGCGTTAGCGCTATTTGCGATAAAACCTGCAAATATATTACAGCTAGGAGACGATTCTGCTAAACTATTAGGCCAAAAAGTAGAATTACAGCGTTTTTTACTTATTTCATTAGCTGCTTTTTTAGCTGGCGCTGCTGTTAGTGTAGCTGGGTTAATTGGCTTTGTTGGTCTCGTCGTCCCCCATGCTATCAGACTATTAATGGGAGAAGACTATCGTTATTTACTCCCATTATCGGCATGTGGCGGTGCTATTCTAGTCGTTTTTGCTGACACAATCGCTCGTTCTTGGTTCGATCCAATAGAACTTCCTGTTGGTATTTTACTTGCAGCCCTTGGTGCCCCATTCTTTTTATATTTATTGAAAAAACGGAGGCTCATATAA
- a CDS encoding KTSC domain-containing protein, with product MELTEFPQGYFRSIGYDEIEKQLHVRLQDERYLIFYEVDQIDYVGLMSSNNMKDFFHGRIEDRYPARTITE from the coding sequence ATGGAACTTACTGAATTTCCTCAAGGGTACTTTCGCTCTATCGGATATGATGAAATAGAAAAACAACTGCACGTCCGATTGCAAGATGAGCGTTATCTTATTTTCTATGAAGTGGATCAAATTGATTACGTTGGTTTAATGTCTTCTAACAATATGAAGGATTTCTTCCATGGGAGAATTGAAGATAGATACCCTGCTCGAACAATTACTGAATAA